Part of the Oryzomonas sagensis genome, GCCCGGCGACAACGTTGCCATGACCGTGAAACTGATCACCCCGATCGCCATGGACGAAGGTTTGCGTTTCGCCATCCGCGAAGGTGGCCGTACCGTTGGCGCCGGCGTCGTCAGCTCGATCATCGAATAATTTTCCGAACGCCGCTGCGGTCATCACTGGCCGCAGCGGCGTCACTGTTAAAGGAATCGTCAAATGAGAGACATAATTACCCTTTCCTGCACCGAGTGTAAGCAGAAAAATTACACAACCACCAAAAACAAGAGAACCAAGCCTGAAAAACTCGAGTTCAGCAAGTACTGCCGTTTTTGTCGTAAACACACTCCTCACAAGGAATCCAAATAATCGTTGTTTTTCGGGCGTGCAGGCCAGTAGCTCTAACGGCTAGAGCGCCGGTCTCCAAAACCGGATGTTGGGGGT contains:
- the rpmG gene encoding 50S ribosomal protein L33; this encodes MRDIITLSCTECKQKNYTTTKNKRTKPEKLEFSKYCRFCRKHTPHKESK